The DNA region ttttgagaagttagatatgtcgcatgattatgTTTCTAATGAAAAGTCATGTATTTATTCTCTTACTGATGTTAGTATATAGAACAATAAAtgtttacttaacttttttagtaaatttttatggaaaacgtagtctttttatatttttaacatataGTTCAggtgaagacctttccaaaacactataaaactttgagttttggtcatgttttgcataagatataaattttacaaatttactgtaacgcattttgctcggatattttttcgttcaccccctcccccccgagCCCCGCCCTAAAATCcactaatttgcatatttttccttaaagtagacattctgacgatttcaaaacactataaaacattgaagtttggtgctgttttgcatatttcccaagcctgcgaaaatttactgtaacgcatttcGCAGGCTTCGGGTTTTGACTgttaatgtcactcagtttatGGTATcaaaaaactgctgtccttgttttgattgaaatattgaTTACCACGAAATAATTGTATTGAGttattaaatgattttaagtttaaaaaaaaaccaaaacaaatatactgaaaacatatattttatgACTATTAcgcgaaaaatatgtttttcgtttcccgagaaattcaaaacccgggaaaattggacgcccataGTTCGTGGGAATTAACCCGCACATTATAATAATGATTCCAAATATagagaaatgcattttaaattgatatcagttgattgcacttaaactttcaatacaaatttgaactttctcgaaaaaaatgttttgccctctgatttgtCGGGTCgacttttacaaaaaatttaactaaaatttgtaCCATATTTACGAAAAATAACATATAAGGAAATTGAATATTTTGGAGTATAAGTCGGGATTTTAAAATCCGATTTTATTCATGAAGTTGAAAAGATTTCACACAAATTtactttttaacattgaaaatctgatcaattacatttttgttgattactttaaactaaaaatagctataacttaaaaactgtGCACTTAATCAATATTCTCAAATGTACTATTAgacataaattcaattttacacctgaaaatgtttatttttgtatgcattttctgtatttaaaaaaacacgcagtttcaaaaaatcattgcttGGCCAATATCAAATCGTCCGTCATATCATATATCTCAAAAGTTGGCactttttgtcttctaaaacatatcaaaataagaataaatattaaataatgcgATTTTAagagtttaactttttttccaaaatattcctaatcataacctacaacttcgcCAGTTAcaaaaaatcgatcagaaaatttcttctcgagatacagatttttgaatgttttcaaaacacttttccaTGGACAGTCCCCAAATTTGTGTGGAAACTTGTATGAAGAAATAAATGATGGAAATTGCTTGTTTGGATGTAAAAAAACCGACAAAgtttctagcaaaaaaaattacaaaaatagaattaggttttttttacgACATCCTAAAGAAAAGCTCTCCTGTCAAAACAACCCGTCTTTTAACCCATTGTTAGTTATTCACAAGAATTCATTTTAGAATATGTTCGACCTTTAGAGATAACTTGTATATTGGCGTTTAATTTAATCTAAACTGTTTAGGCAGAACTTTTTAACAAACTGTTCCAAACTAGATAAACGGAAACCAAGATCGCTTGAAATCCGCTGCACCCTGCCACCGTACAAAGAAGCTCCACAGTGCCGCAACGACGTAATCAACCGTTTTCCAAGCAGTCCGTTGGCACCGTCGTCAGGTAGGATGGACGGTTACCGTCCTCGTCGTTGGTGTTTGCCTGCCAGCATTAGTGCATAAATTTTCACTACGAATTTAATTCATTAGCGCTGCTTTTGGTCCTGCAAGAATTTCCAGGGATCTCCCTGGGGATCACTTCCAAGTGTGCACAAAGCGGCGGTGGTGCTTCTTTcgcacatgagcaattctctacaaaaccggccgatttcgaccatttttattttttgtattttttgatttggctcaaactttgtgggggccttccctatgaccaaagaagccattttgcatcattagtttatccatataaatttccatacaaatttggcagctgttcatacaaaaatggtacgtatatattcgaaaatctgtaacttttgaaggaattttttgatcaatttggtgtcttcggcaaagttgtaggtattgttaaggactatttagaaaaaataggtacacggaaaaaaatttcccgattttttattaactttttcacaaaaactcaaattcccaaaatacgtatttttgattttcgaaatttttgatatgttttaggacaaaatccgcaacttttgagctatagagaaacatggtcaaaatctgccgccgagttatgatttttgaaaaactggtgattttggaaaaaatcgaaatttcatacataaaatttttgacctcatttttatgcaaaattgaatttgcaatcgaaaagtactttacagattttttgataaagggctccgttttcaagatatagccaccgaaagtttgattttagcgaaatatttgcagtttttcaatttttaaaaatagtgaccatgggagaccatttctaaaaatattttttttgaaaagttcagaaaatttgctataaaattgtctaagagacattgaagattggacctctggttgctgagatacagcggcttaaagaaaaagaaacacgaaaattgaagttttctaagtctcacccaaacagcccaccattttctaatgacgatatctcagcaattaatggtccgattttcaatgttaatacatgaaacattcgtgaaatttttcgatcttttcgaaaaaaatattttgaaaaaaattaaatcaatactagcatttttaatgggcataatatttgagtttggcccttttaaaatgttagtcttgatttaatttttttcaaaatatttttttcgaaaaaatcggaaaatttcacgaatgtttcatgtattaacattgaaaatcggaccattaattgctgagatatcgtcattagaaaatggtgggctgtttgggtgagacttagaaaacttcaattttcgtgtttcttttctttaagccgctgtatctcagcaaccagaggtccaatcttcaatgtctcttagacaattttatagcaaattttctgaacttttcaaaaaatatttttagaaatggtcactcatggtcactatttttaaaaattgaaaactgcaaatatttcgctaaaatcaaactttcggtggctatatcttgaaaacggagccctttatcaaaaatctgtaaagtacttttcgattgcaaattcaattttgcataaaaatgaggtcaaaaattttatgtatgaaatttcgatttttccaaaatcaccagtttttcaaaaatcataactcggcggtagattttgaccatgtttctctatagctcaaaagttgcggatttttgtctcctaaaacatatcaaaaaatctcgaaaatcaaaaaatacgtattttgggaatttgagtttttgtgaaaaaaaagttaataaaaaaatcgggaaatttttttttccgtgtacctatttttttctaaatagtccttaacaatacctacaactttgccgaagacaccaatttgataaaaaaattccttcaaaagttacagattttcgaatatatacgtaccatttttgtatgaacagctgccaaatttgtatggaaatttatatgttcaaactaatgatgcaaaatggcttctttggtcatagagaagccccccacaaagtttgagccaaataaaaaaatacaaataaaatccatttccggttttggtagagaattgctcacatatgAAGAAAGGGAAAGCCTCGTATTTTTGCTAGATTTGATGCAACTACAAAACGAgtaataacattgaaaatttgtaagTTTAGCTACTCAAATGccctaataaaaattaaatttaaaattaaaggttGGTTAGAAACACAAAAACTACTCCATTTGTCGATATTCTTCCTTAATTCAAtccttttgaaagattttttttaatgatggtCTTTTCAACATCGACAAATATAGAGAGTCAATAATTAAAACACATTCAAAATTAGTTTAATAACAATTTTGTTTAGATCTGGTCAATAATAGTCCCTTTCTCCTAGCGTGAATACCAACGCCAGATCTGACCAGGCACTTGCACAGCATCCCAGAGTGGGAAACACCACCACCGCTTCACCGGAATCTTCCCCAATTGTGACGAAAGAGAGCCATTGCGGTCCAGAGTCACGCGCGTTCGCTTCTCTTGGAAAATTCCTCGACTCCGCTTGGAGCTCCAAGCCGCCGCCAGTCTTTGTCACTATCCCGAGAAATCCGTGAAATGAAATGTTCCCGGGGAAAAAGGGGCGCACGCGTTGAGGCGATATGCTTTTCGACGGAATTGCATTACTTCCACATAATTTGGCCAAAGGAATGACGTGTGAGTTGTGGCAACTTCATTTGTGCAGTGACGACGAGCATGACGGGGACGATCGCTGATGCGTTTTTCCTCCTCGCCTTTTGAAAGCTTGGGAAGATTTGGCAAATTGGTGGTATTTGCTCTCTGTAGTTCAGTGGTGATGAGAAAGCTTTTCTCTTCCAGGAATGGTGAATCATTTCACGTTGAGCGGAAAATGACATGAAAGATGCATTTTGGCTGGGAAGATTCAATAGTTCGACTGTGGGGTTGATTTGCGGTGAGCTTTGCACGGTTGGTTGTACCAAGAGTGCGAGAAAGATTGGGTTAAATTGCAAagactttgatattttttttagggaaCTTGTAATTAAATGGATGTAACATAACCTTATTGGCATAACTCATCAGATATAAATTTAAGTGTGTCAAAAACAGTAATGTGATTTGGGACAATTCATCATTTGGCCTTAATTTTATCACGAACGATGTTTATAGCAGAGTTGGCCTTGAATGATCCCAAAATCGATTTCAAACCTGATGTTATGATTGTGGTTTgattgagcgttttagcagaatacattactgtgaatacaacagacgagttgttcctttttttaataattttacggATTGTAAAAAAGAtacaatatattttaaaaaagtgacaaattatttttattatttttatttttaaatattattacgtGAACCCTCTAAACTTCCTTAACttgcaaacaaaataaaagtatTCTTTTTGGcaacttttcatacaaaaatcgtaaaacaagatgactttgataggtttgagatttttcctcaAAATGAAGATTAGAAATTAAAAACGTAGGAATGGTAaaaaatcatactgaccgtagtagaaaagtgttcaaagcatgttttcatgaaatttcaaaaagtttgaaaagttagtATTTATAATTAAGAAAAAGTTGATGTATAGCATAataagtgtcatgattttcccaatgaacatgatttcaaattcagaaacggaatgcattttcagattCTTTGGGCATTTTTCCACTAGAAGaaagttaaataagtttgtaaataataaatatcatgttttttaacaacataatttgaaaaaaaaaatcatcaaatttataTTCATTTCAGGCAACTTTcaattcgtgcttcgaattcagtttaaattgtaatataaggctggtacaaatatttttaaaagtttttgtcacccccccttcaaaattggcccgaaaaatcagggggcaaaaaaaatatttttacaataaacttcaaaatttcaattgaaattcaagggcaactagctgaaatcaaattgaaatacattctcctgcgtttaaaatcatttttagcatgtttgggtttattaaaaaatcttaagattttttgaaaattttcgatgcaaaatcttttttttcgatacaatttttgtttttgtcagatcttagattttttgaaaactaatgattgcaaaacaactgaactagtgtaaaatgcattttaaaacactttttcatttaaatgtgaagattatggcttgttatttaaatttttatatttttatttttgcccccatggccagggccgagggacaaaaacttttttaaatgtttgcatcggcctaatttgaaaaaaaaaatcataaaatttataggcatttcaGGCAACTTTtaattcgtgcttcgaattcagtttaaattgTGATATAAATTGATATTTGTAAACACCAAACAAGTATCAACAAACTTTAAGGAATATTctgctttcaatattttttcctaaaatttacatgtattttgttaaaaaagtttataaactagttgactaaatataaacattgatttttcatttcttaaaaactatttcaGCAACATTATTGATGATACATTTGACTTAAACATAAATTTCAAcactttaaatctgattttaacaagactATGAAAGTCAAAATTCAgatttcaaaataagaattttttaacgcaactatttttttaaacacaattgatacaacttttttcaaaaatagagcATGGACcatgtgtggcctaccccagtacatattttaaaaataataatcttgagaaaaaccttaccagtattcaaaaaataaaatgaaatcctatcaatgtcaccccggtttacggtacgtatatattcaaaaacctgtaacttttcaaagattttttattgatgtggtgtcttcggcaaagttgtaggttttgactattcagaaaaaatatgtacactaaaaatgacatttcccaaaacccgttttttttttaatttttagtttttataagtTCTAAGCGTTTTCAATGTTTCTTGGAcgaaattgtagaaaattttctaaactttttcgaaaaaatattttcaggatgGACATTTATGgacactatttgaaaaaataaaaaattggaattttccGGACAACactgaatcaaaaaaaaattaaagaacttttcgattgcaaattcgattttacatataaatgaagtcaataaaaataagtaaatgatttcatttttttacaaaaataactattttaaaaaaatatataactcaAGGGCAAAGTTTTGGTCCATGcttctgaatggcttaaaagatcggggtttttgtccataaaaaaacatataaattttttttaaatcacaataATACGGATTCTGGGAAATTGAAATTATGTGAAAACAAAGTtaggccgttgtaaatatttttttaagtttatgaattttttgaagtttagaaGTTTTATCTaggataaaatttcaaaaaaaagtgaaattttgtgacaATTTGGCTTATTGAAACCCGaggtatgattttaaacgcaggaaaaggcatttaaaattatttttagttaatcagccttgtttttcaaattccaaatattttgtagtcttttgaaaaaaaaattgctgctccttgattttttggaccagtTTTGAAGGGGAGacggggtgacataaactttaaaaaatatttgcaacggccttaatttagaaaattacaaaaaaaaaatccatacacctatgttttgttaaatagtcctcattaatacctacaactttgacacATAACGTTTATGtatgaaacgaaactattggcactacgccccccggggcatggccttcctctaacgtgggatttctgctccagcgcctctgacgagacaggagaaaccgggaccgacgttttacttcaccatccgatagaagctcagtggataaggcgggaatcgaacccgcgtctcatagcatcatcgggatcggcagccgaagccgctacccgtttatgtatgaacagctgccaaaattgtgtggagttttgtatgggtgaaccaatgacaccccacaaaaaaattaaaactggtcgaaatcggctgatttcgtaaagtattttaatttaacataatttcttaaattggAATAAACGAAGATCAGAagaaaatcacttcggataatcgtatctcggaaaaaaatattttcgtttccttttttttataaatgaaataatactttttcataaaaatttccaaTGTTTTACTAtgtaaaatatcataaaaaaacatatgcTTTGAGTCGTTATTACATTCATTATTCCATCAAGCTTTGATTTATAAGAAAATCATTTAGAAACAagagaaaaattaaattcaaaaaaaaaatttaaattaaattcttagtAACAATTATCAATTGATcccgaatttttatttttatgtaacgTGTTTATCATCGACAATTGCAATGGCTTCAATCACTGCAATGAAGTAAATGTTCATCTATGTAATCGTGTGCAAATTCTTTGCATGCATGAAATCGAATGTTATACGTAAGTATTATTGATTGATATCTCAACaaaattgcgaatatttttttaactattttaaaaataaaatcatcacaaaattcTATCATAGAAAAATCTACTTTTCGCTTGAAGAAAGTATTGCAAAGGGAGATTCCAAGTAACAGTATACTGTTGCGTTTAAGACCCCATCCCATCTTGACTTGATACTTGAGATTTAGGACAAAGATAATCAGATgcaacattttttatgaaataaaaaaatggacaaaattgtttcggcaaaaaatctataatttatttcagAATGTACATTTTACGAGCTCAACCACGACTTCTATACCGCGATCCACGCCCGAGCGGTTTCATAACGCACTTGCAACACGACGGAACCCGGAACGACTCCTTGTACGGCTGGTTCGTAACCGTGTCGATGGCCAGCAGCGTCCGGTAGTGGTACAGCTGCTTACACTCAGTCCGGTAGAACGACAACACGTGATCCAGCTTATGGCACGATCGCCCCCCGTTGGCACAGGTCTCGATGCGGACACCCTGCGTGTAGCTGGGCGTGTTGACGATCATCACCAGCCGCTTGTCCATGGTGTAGCCACTCTGTGGATGCACCAGCTTCTCCCGACTCTGGCACAGGAACTCGTCGTCGGACGTGTCGAACCGCTTGTCCAGGTGATCTCCGCTGTTCACGACGACGTCATTTCCGAACACTTCGGCGAAGCGATGCTCGTGACGGGCCACGATCGCGTTGACCAGCTGCTGGGGGTAGTCCAGTACGTTGGTACAAATCGGGAAGTCCGGGCCACAGTGTTCCAATCGGACGGGACCCGTCGATGGTGGGTCGTTTGGGAAGTAGATGTCGCCGGTATTGTGCTGATTGGTGTCGTATGTACTGCGATGGTTAAGGCCGCTGAGCTTCAGGTTCTCCGGGGGCACATAGGTCATTGTACCGTTTGGGGTTTTGTAGACGTATGATTTGTTTGGATCACGCACGGTATCTGAAGCTTGAAGAGGTCGCTTCCTGCGACTGTTGGATAAACCGACCAATGGTTTAACCCGCTGACGGACCATTGGGCGAGCGTTGGGAGCCGAATCCACTAGGCGGAGAATTGCAACCAAGATTAGCAATATTATCACTAGCTGTGTAATGTGAGCCATTCTGGAGCCTTGGATAGGTAACGGAATAACAGATATGTCACGATGCACTATGTTGAAAGTTTGTTTTACAACTGGTTTTCCCCACTTTAAATCGCTGCCTATTTATATTCTCTCTATTTTGAAGTACCTGTAACAGTTTCATTTTCTAAAATAGGTAAGCATTTATGAAGTCTCACATAATCCCTTTAACCGTCGGTCCAGTACAGCGCACAGAATATCTGCACCCTTGAACCAGATTTGCAACGATGTGGTATTTGTTTACCTCATCCTGATGAAATTAATGCTGTTCTGGTGCAGCACAAATTAACATCATGTTTGCGTCCGGAAACCTCTCGACGGACTCTCACACACGCCGGCGGTTGATCCGCACTTGACCCGGCCTGCACTCGTGCGGGACGAGCACCAGGGCAGGGCAAACATTGCGTTGCCAGCATGCCGAAGGATAACGGGCCTCTTACGGGTTCACCTTGTGGGTTCGTGCTTTCTGTGCAAAGATTGAAGACGGCCGCTCTGAGCCATGTTGATTTTGTTACTGTCGGGTGTTTATGGTAAGAATTATCCAATTACTGTTTCTTCATTCGAGCATAAtagttttttacaattttgttcgTTTTCAATCATGGATAAGCGCTGACCTGATGAATAGTTTCTTTGAGACTTCGAACAATGTATTTTATACATTATATAGATTTATTaaagtttcttttaaaatatgtttgaaacatttttttaaaaaaaatctgaaaaaatattatttttttcatgaagtttatacaagatacaaattaaatttagataatgtaaaattttgaaatcaaaaaagcatttttataaCATTAAGGGTGCATTCGATAATTatagaaaatacatttttttaataacaatatAGTCTAATAAATGGAAACTAAGACAGCCCTCTGTTATTTGCTAAGAAAAGTATAATTTGGAGaatcccaaaaataaaaatttaaaaaagtaacctataatttttgtatggtcctcaaaattattttcccatcattagatttttttaaattcaggccTGTAAGGATTAAATAAACTTATGAGGTTCATCTATTGTtactaaaatgttcaaattcttACTAAATCATGGTTTGAAATTTCTATCCAATTTGTGGCATTGATTCTATTGATTctaagtcaatatttttttgttaaatcgtAGTTTAAGGTGGGGTGACATTAATAggaatcaaatttatttttcaagtctttttttccaacaggtaagtcTTGTTTCAcaataaacatttgaaaaatatttactggAGTAAGCCACACAATTTCCATGTACAGTTTCGATGCTTTTTGAGGTAATTCAAACACTCCTCTAACAAGCTTAGTATGGTTCCATTTttcgttataaaaaaaatcttcaatatttcaatgttaaacAATGGTGACGGAAacagcttaaggggttaca from Culex quinquefasciatus strain JHB chromosome 3, VPISU_Cqui_1.0_pri_paternal, whole genome shotgun sequence includes:
- the LOC6047549 gene encoding protein spaetzle: MFALPWCSSRTSAGRVKCGSTAGVLDSAPNARPMVRQRVKPLVGLSNSRRKRPLQASDTVRDPNKSYVYKTPNGTMTYVPPENLKLSGLNHRSTYDTNQHNTGDIYFPNDPPSTGPVRLEHCGPDFPICTNVLDYPQQLVNAIVARHEHRFAEVFGNDVVVNSGDHLDKRFDTSDDEFLCQSREKLVHPQSGYTMDKRLVMIVNTPSYTQGVRIETCANGGRSCHKLDHVLSFYRTECKQLYHYRTLLAIDTVTNQPYKESFRVPSCCKCVMKPLGRGSRYRSRG